In one window of Pseudomonas putida DNA:
- a CDS encoding ABC transporter permease: MKVAINALHNAQGADPGTGAPRAAVRRPPLSQRWRGSRNLLPALLFLGLFFFAPLIGLLLRGVLEPVPGLGNYEQLFANSAYARVLFNTFSVAGLVTVISVLLGFPLAWAITLVPRGWGRWLLNIVLLSMWTSLLARTYSWLVLLQGSGVINKLLMALGIIDAPLEMVHNLTGVVIGMSYIMIPFIVLPLQATMQAIDPMVLQAGSICGASPWTNFWKVFIPLCRSGLFSGALMVFVMSLGYYVTPALLGGAQNMMLPEFIIQQVQSFLNWGLASAAAALLVVITLVLFYLYLKLQPESPVGNAR; this comes from the coding sequence ATGAAAGTCGCCATCAACGCCCTGCACAATGCCCAAGGTGCCGACCCCGGCACCGGCGCACCGCGAGCGGCCGTGCGCCGCCCGCCACTGAGCCAGCGCTGGCGCGGCAGCCGCAACCTGCTGCCGGCCCTGTTGTTCCTCGGCCTGTTTTTCTTTGCGCCATTGATCGGCCTGCTGCTGCGTGGGGTGCTGGAGCCGGTGCCTGGGCTGGGCAACTACGAGCAGCTGTTCGCCAACTCAGCCTACGCGCGGGTGCTGTTCAACACCTTCTCGGTGGCGGGTCTGGTGACGGTGATCAGCGTATTGCTGGGCTTTCCGCTGGCCTGGGCGATCACCTTGGTGCCTCGTGGCTGGGGGCGTTGGCTGCTGAACATCGTGCTGCTGTCCATGTGGACCAGCCTGCTGGCCCGCACCTATTCCTGGCTGGTGCTGCTGCAAGGCTCGGGAGTGATCAACAAGCTGCTGATGGCGCTGGGCATCATCGATGCGCCGCTGGAAATGGTGCACAACCTCACCGGTGTAGTGATCGGCATGAGCTACATCATGATCCCATTCATCGTGCTGCCACTGCAGGCGACCATGCAGGCCATCGACCCGATGGTGCTGCAGGCAGGCTCGATCTGCGGTGCAAGCCCCTGGACCAATTTCTGGAAAGTGTTCATCCCGTTGTGCCGTTCAGGCTTGTTCTCGGGTGCGCTGATGGTGTTCGTGATGTCGCTCGGTTACTACGTCACCCCGGCATTGCTGGGCGGTGCGCAGAACATGATGCTGCCCGAGTTCATCATCCAGCAGGTGCAGTCGTTCCTGAACTGGGGGCTGGCCAGCGCCGCCGCGGCACTGCTGGTGGTGATCACCCTGGTGCTCTTCTACCTGTACCTGAAGCTGCAGCCGGAATCCCCGGTCGGCAATGCGAGGTAA
- a CDS encoding cupin domain-containing protein, with amino-acid sequence MSQRPLVPQLAEGGTAAPQFLGSRIRGLRKRRGMTLAELARLSELTAGYISQLERNLSYPSIPALFNIARSLGVTIQWFFASEASTAPEDQGFVVRRQSRLSVHYEDGVVDQLLTPQPNRQLEMLHSRFPPGAYSQESYSHEGEEAGYVLSGRFELWVGERHFLLEEGDSFSFPSQEPHRYGNPGEVDTVVIWVITPPTF; translated from the coding sequence ATGAGCCAGCGTCCCCTCGTCCCGCAACTCGCCGAAGGCGGCACTGCCGCCCCGCAGTTCCTCGGTTCCCGCATCCGCGGCCTGCGCAAGCGCCGCGGCATGACCCTGGCGGAGCTGGCCCGTCTGAGCGAGCTGACCGCCGGCTACATCAGCCAGCTGGAACGCAACCTTTCATACCCGTCGATCCCGGCGCTGTTCAACATCGCCCGCAGCCTGGGCGTGACCATCCAGTGGTTCTTCGCCAGCGAAGCCAGCACCGCGCCCGAGGACCAAGGCTTCGTGGTGCGCAGGCAAAGCCGCCTGAGCGTGCATTACGAAGATGGCGTGGTCGACCAGTTGCTCACCCCGCAACCCAACCGCCAGCTGGAGATGCTGCATTCGCGCTTCCCGCCGGGCGCCTACAGCCAGGAAAGCTACAGCCACGAAGGCGAGGAAGCCGGCTATGTGTTGTCAGGGCGTTTCGAGCTGTGGGTAGGCGAACGCCACTTCCTGCTCGAAGAAGGCGACAGCTTCAGTTTCCCTAGCCAGGAGCCACACCGCTATGGCAACCCTGGCGAGGTGGACACGGTGGTCATCTGGGTGATCACGCCGCCAACCTTCTGA
- a CDS encoding class II aldolase/adducin family protein produces MHPSERTLREELAACYRLIAHFRMTDLIFTHISVRIPGPEHHFLINPYGLLFEEITASNLVKIDLQGRAVEASPYPVNPAGFVIHSAIHGAREDAQCVLHTHTRAGCAVAALECGLLPVNQISMEFYGKVAYHDYEGVALDMDEQQRLVADLGDKPVMILRNHGLLTVGRTAGEAFLRMFYLEKACEIQLAAQSAGKVVLPSPEVCAHTEQQFNAPARPLKPGELADPDAMGLAWGALLRLLEKVAPDYRD; encoded by the coding sequence ATGCACCCCAGCGAACGTACCCTGCGTGAGGAACTGGCCGCCTGTTATCGGCTGATTGCCCATTTCCGCATGACGGACCTGATCTTCACGCACATCTCGGTGCGCATACCCGGCCCCGAGCATCATTTTTTGATCAATCCCTACGGCCTGCTGTTCGAGGAAATCACCGCGTCCAACCTGGTGAAGATCGACTTGCAAGGGCGCGCCGTGGAGGCGTCGCCGTACCCGGTCAATCCGGCGGGCTTCGTCATCCACAGCGCCATCCACGGCGCACGCGAGGATGCCCAGTGCGTGTTGCACACCCACACCCGCGCCGGGTGCGCGGTGGCGGCGCTTGAGTGCGGGCTGCTACCGGTCAACCAGATCTCCATGGAGTTCTACGGCAAGGTTGCTTACCACGACTATGAAGGGGTTGCCCTGGACATGGACGAGCAGCAGCGCCTGGTCGCCGACCTCGGCGACAAGCCGGTGATGATCCTGCGCAATCATGGGTTGCTGACGGTAGGACGCACGGCGGGCGAGGCGTTTCTGCGCATGTTCTATCTGGAGAAGGCCTGCGAAATTCAGTTGGCGGCGCAGAGCGCCGGGAAGGTGGTGCTGCCATCGCCCGAGGTCTGCGCGCATACCGAGCAGCAGTTCAATGCCCCGGCACGGCCGCTCAAGCCCGGTGAGCTGGCGGACCCGGATGCCATGGGGCTGGCCTGGGGGGCGCTGTTGCGGTTGCTGGAGAAAGTGGCGCCGGATTATCGGGACTGA
- a CDS encoding ABC transporter ATP-binding protein, whose amino-acid sequence MSAVIKEAAHGKTLVSLRNLNKHYGDFAAVDNISLDIQDGEFLTFLGSSGSGKSTTLSMLAGFETPSSGEILVEGRSLVNVPPHKRDIGMVFQRYSLFPHLSVRDNIAFPLAIRKLGSAEIAKRVDAMLKLVQLETFAHRRPAQLSGGQQQRVAIARALVYEPRILLMDEPLGALDKKLREDLQDELRQLHRRLGITIVYVTHDQEEAMRLSQRIAIFSHGKIVGLGSGYDLYQNPPNAFVASFLGNSNFLRVTASSHGAAAFEGQSLAIRLTSGLAAGQDALIMVRPEKALALSAEQATREPLPAGWNEVSAKVGEVLFLGESQTCHVVTAGGTEMTVKALSAAGMPMQSGDTVKVRWAVADACVYTEWAESDLSKAAGAH is encoded by the coding sequence ATGAGTGCAGTCATCAAAGAAGCCGCGCACGGCAAGACCCTGGTCTCCCTGCGCAACCTGAACAAGCACTACGGCGACTTCGCCGCGGTCGACAACATCAGCCTGGACATCCAGGACGGCGAATTCCTCACCTTCCTCGGCTCCAGCGGCTCGGGCAAGTCCACCACCCTGTCGATGCTGGCCGGCTTCGAGACCCCCAGCAGCGGCGAGATCCTGGTCGAAGGCCGCTCGCTGGTGAACGTGCCGCCGCACAAGCGTGACATCGGCATGGTGTTCCAACGCTACTCGCTGTTCCCGCACCTGAGCGTGCGCGACAACATCGCCTTCCCACTGGCCATCCGCAAGCTGGGCAGCGCCGAGATCGCCAAGCGCGTCGACGCCATGCTCAAGCTGGTGCAGCTGGAAACCTTCGCACACCGGCGCCCGGCCCAGCTCTCCGGCGGCCAGCAACAGCGCGTGGCGATCGCCCGAGCGCTGGTGTACGAGCCACGCATCCTGCTGATGGACGAGCCCCTCGGTGCCCTGGACAAGAAACTGCGCGAAGACCTGCAGGACGAGTTGCGTCAGCTGCACCGGCGCCTGGGTATCACCATCGTCTACGTCACTCACGACCAGGAAGAAGCGATGCGCCTGTCCCAGCGCATCGCCATCTTCAGCCACGGCAAGATCGTCGGTCTGGGCAGCGGTTACGACCTCTATCAGAACCCGCCAAACGCGTTCGTCGCCTCGTTCCTGGGCAACTCCAACTTCCTCCGGGTCACCGCCAGCAGCCATGGCGCGGCGGCGTTCGAGGGCCAGTCGCTGGCCATTCGCCTGACCTCGGGGTTGGCCGCAGGTCAGGATGCGCTGATCATGGTTCGCCCGGAAAAGGCCCTGGCGCTGAGCGCCGAACAGGCGACCCGTGAACCGCTGCCGGCAGGCTGGAATGAAGTGAGCGCCAAGGTCGGCGAGGTCTTGTTCCTCGGCGAAAGCCAGACCTGTCACGTGGTGACGGCAGGCGGTACCGAAATGACGGTCAAGGCGCTATCGGCGGCAGGCATGCCGATGCAGTCAGGCGATACGGTCAAGGTACGCTGGGCGGTGGCCGATGCCTGCGTGTACACCGAGTGGGCCGAGAGCGACCTGAGCAAGGCTGCCGGCGCACACTGA
- the ribBA gene encoding bifunctional 3,4-dihydroxy-2-butanone-4-phosphate synthase/GTP cyclohydrolase II, with the protein MAFNSIENLLEDYRQGKMVLLVDDEDRENEGDLLIAAERCDAQAINFMAREARGLICLTLTDEHCQRLGLEQMVPTNGSVFSTAFTVSIEAASGVTTGISAADRARTVAAAMAADARPEHLVQPGHIFPLRAREGGVLTRAGHTEAGCDLARLAGFAPASVIVEVLNDDGTMARRPDLELFAERHGIKIGTIADLIHYRLSTEQTVKRIGERELPTVHGTFRLVTFEDRIEGGVHMAMVMGDIRREQPTLVRVHVIDPLRDLVGAEYAGPANWTLWAALERVAAEGAGVVVILANHESSQALLERVPQLTQPQRPYQRGQSKVYSEVGTGAQILQDLGVGKLRHLGPPLKYAGLAGYELEVVQSIPFEAH; encoded by the coding sequence ATGGCTTTCAACAGCATCGAAAACCTTCTCGAAGACTACCGCCAGGGCAAGATGGTGCTGCTGGTGGACGACGAAGACCGGGAGAACGAAGGCGACCTGCTGATCGCCGCCGAGCGCTGTGATGCGCAAGCGATCAATTTCATGGCCCGCGAAGCACGCGGCCTGATCTGCCTGACGCTGACCGACGAACACTGCCAACGCCTGGGCCTTGAGCAGATGGTACCGACCAACGGCAGCGTATTCAGCACGGCGTTCACGGTATCGATCGAGGCCGCCAGCGGTGTCACCACAGGCATCTCTGCCGCCGACCGCGCGCGGACCGTGGCCGCCGCCATGGCCGCGGACGCCCGCCCCGAGCACCTGGTCCAGCCTGGCCACATCTTCCCCTTGCGCGCCCGTGAAGGCGGCGTGCTGACCCGCGCCGGACACACCGAAGCCGGTTGCGACCTGGCGCGCCTGGCAGGCTTCGCACCGGCCTCGGTGATCGTCGAAGTGCTCAACGACGACGGCACCATGGCCCGCCGCCCGGACCTGGAGCTGTTTGCCGAGCGCCACGGCATCAAGATCGGCACCATCGCCGACCTCATCCACTATCGCCTGAGCACCGAACAGACGGTCAAGCGCATTGGCGAGCGCGAGTTGCCAACGGTCCACGGCACGTTCCGACTGGTGACCTTCGAGGACCGTATCGAAGGTGGCGTGCACATGGCTATGGTGATGGGCGACATTCGCCGCGAGCAGCCGACGCTGGTACGCGTGCATGTCATCGATCCGCTGCGCGACCTGGTCGGCGCTGAATATGCAGGCCCTGCTAATTGGACACTGTGGGCGGCGCTGGAGCGGGTCGCAGCAGAGGGTGCCGGCGTTGTAGTGATCCTCGCCAACCATGAGTCCTCCCAGGCCCTGCTCGAACGCGTGCCGCAACTCACCCAGCCACAGCGCCCCTACCAGCGCGGTCAGTCGAAGGTGTACTCGGAGGTGGGTACCGGCGCGCAGATCCTGCAGGACCTGGGCGTGGGCAAACTGCGCCACCTGGGCCCACCGCTCAAGTACGCAGGGCTGGCGGGGTATGAGCTGGAAGTGGTGCAGAGCATTCCATTCGAAGCTCACTGA
- a CDS encoding ABC transporter permease — protein sequence MLLSPNAMGRPLRTGLYLTTGIIAAFLLLPVVFIVLLSFGSSQWLVFPPPGWTFKWYDQFFSNPEWMDAALASLKVAVLTTFAAVALGLPTAFALVRGRFPGRELLYGLFTMPMIVPLVIIAVAVYALFLKLGYTGTLFAFVVSHVIVALPFTIISIINSLKLFDQSIEDAAVICGASRLQAIVKVTFPAIRPGMIAGGLFAFLVSWDEVVLSVMMASPDLQTLPVKMWTTLRQDLSPVIAVASTLLIGLSLLVMFIASALRRRNETNA from the coding sequence ATGCTCCTGTCCCCCAACGCCATGGGTCGCCCGCTGCGCACCGGCCTGTACCTGACCACCGGGATCATCGCCGCCTTCCTGCTGCTGCCGGTGGTGTTCATCGTCCTGCTGTCGTTCGGCTCCTCCCAGTGGCTGGTGTTCCCGCCCCCCGGCTGGACCTTCAAATGGTACGACCAGTTCTTCTCCAACCCCGAGTGGATGGACGCCGCGCTGGCCAGCCTCAAGGTGGCTGTGCTGACCACCTTCGCCGCCGTGGCCCTGGGCCTGCCGACCGCCTTCGCCCTGGTACGCGGGCGCTTTCCCGGGCGCGAACTGCTCTATGGCCTGTTCACCATGCCGATGATCGTGCCGCTGGTGATCATCGCGGTCGCGGTCTACGCGCTGTTCCTGAAGCTGGGCTATACCGGCACGCTGTTCGCCTTCGTGGTCAGCCACGTGATCGTCGCCCTGCCCTTCACCATCATCTCGATCATCAACTCGCTGAAGCTGTTCGACCAGTCGATCGAGGATGCCGCGGTGATCTGCGGCGCCTCGCGGCTGCAGGCGATCGTCAAGGTCACCTTCCCGGCCATCCGCCCGGGCATGATCGCCGGCGGCCTGTTCGCCTTCCTGGTGTCGTGGGATGAGGTCGTGCTGAGCGTGATGATGGCCAGCCCAGACCTGCAGACCTTGCCAGTGAAGATGTGGACCACCCTGCGCCAGGACCTGAGCCCGGTGATCGCCGTCGCCTCGACACTGCTGATCGGCCTGTCGCTGCTGGTCATGTTCATCGCCAGCGCCCTGCGCCGCCGCAACGAAACCAACGCCTGA
- a CDS encoding substrate-binding domain-containing protein, whose translation MPRPLAVLLCLLPLLAQAEPATLRIQGSNTIGAALGPALVRGLLQSQGAQDIRSERGKRPNETDIRARDAQGQPLLINIAAHGSSTGFSALDSGEADLAAASRPISDQEAQQLQRLGDLRSAASEQVIGLDGVAVMVHPDNRLQQLSTAQLAQVFSGQIQRWEQLGVAGGPIHLYARDDRSGTFETFRALVLQPQALELSPRAKRFESGDALAERVKADPAAIGFSSLTTVHGAKLLAIAEGDAPALLPTRAAVASEDYPLSRRLFFYLPTHPSAQAKALAEFTQSAAGQAIVAAQGFVSQQVKAVPVAVQAQMPAQYRALAAEAQRLSVNFRFQEGSASLDNKALRDVQRVSDYLRQAGKLHDKTVLVGFGDPKETPGRAALLSRLRAMAVRRELARNGVEIRDVTGMGDELPVADNDLEQGRLRNRRVEVWVY comes from the coding sequence ATGCCCCGCCCTCTCGCTGTTCTGCTCTGCCTGCTACCCCTGCTGGCTCAGGCGGAGCCCGCCACACTGCGTATCCAGGGCTCCAACACCATTGGCGCAGCACTGGGCCCTGCGCTGGTGCGCGGGCTGCTGCAAAGCCAAGGTGCACAAGACATCCGCAGCGAACGTGGGAAACGGCCCAACGAGACTGACATCCGTGCCCGCGACGCCCAGGGCCAGCCATTGCTGATCAATATCGCCGCACATGGTTCCAGCACCGGCTTCAGTGCCCTGGACAGCGGCGAAGCCGACCTTGCCGCCGCCTCGCGCCCTATCTCCGACCAGGAAGCCCAGCAACTGCAACGTCTGGGCGACCTGCGCAGCGCGGCCAGCGAGCAGGTGATCGGCCTGGACGGCGTCGCGGTCATGGTGCACCCCGACAACCGCCTGCAGCAGTTGAGTACCGCACAATTGGCACAGGTCTTCTCTGGCCAGATCCAACGCTGGGAGCAACTCGGCGTAGCGGGCGGCCCCATTCACCTGTACGCCCGTGACGACCGCTCCGGCACCTTCGAAACCTTTCGCGCCCTGGTTCTGCAACCGCAGGCACTGGAGCTCTCGCCACGGGCCAAACGCTTCGAATCCGGCGACGCCTTGGCCGAACGGGTCAAGGCCGATCCTGCGGCCATCGGCTTCAGCAGCCTGACCACCGTGCATGGCGCCAAGCTGCTGGCCATCGCCGAGGGCGATGCTCCAGCCCTGTTGCCAACCCGTGCAGCCGTGGCCAGCGAAGACTATCCACTGTCGCGGCGGCTGTTCTTCTATCTGCCGACTCACCCGAGTGCTCAGGCCAAGGCCCTGGCCGAATTCACCCAGAGCGCAGCCGGCCAGGCCATTGTCGCCGCCCAGGGTTTTGTCTCGCAGCAGGTCAAGGCAGTGCCGGTCGCGGTACAGGCCCAGATGCCCGCGCAATACCGTGCCCTGGCTGCAGAGGCCCAGCGCCTGAGCGTCAACTTCCGTTTCCAGGAAGGCAGCGCCAGCCTCGACAACAAGGCCTTGCGCGATGTACAGCGGGTCAGCGACTACCTGCGTCAGGCCGGCAAGCTGCATGACAAAACGGTACTGGTGGGGTTTGGCGACCCCAAGGAAACACCCGGCCGCGCCGCCCTGCTCTCGCGCCTGCGCGCCATGGCCGTGCGCCGCGAACTGGCGCGCAATGGCGTGGAGATCCGGGATGTCACCGGCATGGGTGATGAACTGCCGGTGGCCGACAACGACCTGGAACAGGGACGCCTGCGCAATCGCCGGGTCGAGGTCTGGGTCTACTGA
- a CDS encoding DUF1330 domain-containing protein: protein MKAYWIAHVDVTDPEQYQQYTQRAPAAFVAFGGRFLARGGKSEAMEGRVTPQRSVVIEFDSYEQALACYRSDLYQEACRHRQGVAKAEVIIVEGFEP, encoded by the coding sequence ATGAAGGCTTACTGGATCGCCCATGTGGACGTTACCGACCCGGAGCAGTACCAGCAGTACACCCAGCGTGCGCCGGCGGCATTCGTGGCATTTGGCGGGCGCTTTCTGGCCCGGGGTGGCAAGAGCGAGGCGATGGAGGGGAGGGTGACACCGCAGCGCAGCGTGGTGATCGAATTCGACTCGTACGAGCAGGCGCTGGCCTGCTACCGGTCTGATCTGTATCAGGAGGCGTGCCGACATCGGCAGGGAGTGGCCAAAGCCGAGGTGATCATCGTCGAAGGGTTCGAGCCGTAG
- a CDS encoding ABC transporter substrate-binding protein: protein MLLSKRVTAVLSASLLALACQATQAADSLNFVSWGGTTQDAQKQAWADPFSKGSNIKVVQDGPTDYGKLKAMVESGNVQWDVVDVEADFALRAASEGLLEPLDFSTIQRDRIDPRFVSDHGVGSFFFSFVLGYNEGKLGANKPVDWSALFDTKTYPGKRALYKWPSPGVLELALLADGVPADKLYPLDLDRAFKKLDTIKKDIVWWGGGAQSQQLLASGEAALGQFWNGRVYALQQDGAPVGVSWKQNLVMADFLVIPKGAKNKDAAMKFLANASSAKGQADFANLTAYAPVNLDSVAELDKKLAPNLPTAYAQDQVTLDFAYWAKNGQAIAARWNEWLVK, encoded by the coding sequence ATGCTGTTGAGCAAACGAGTCACCGCTGTGCTGTCCGCAAGCCTGCTGGCACTGGCCTGCCAGGCCACCCAGGCCGCCGACAGCCTCAACTTCGTCAGTTGGGGCGGCACCACCCAGGACGCCCAGAAACAGGCATGGGCCGACCCTTTCAGCAAGGGCAGCAACATCAAGGTCGTACAGGACGGCCCGACCGACTACGGCAAGCTCAAGGCCATGGTCGAAAGCGGCAACGTGCAATGGGACGTGGTCGACGTCGAAGCCGACTTCGCCCTGCGTGCCGCCAGCGAAGGCCTGCTCGAACCCCTCGACTTCTCCACCATCCAGCGTGATCGCATCGACCCGCGCTTCGTCTCCGACCATGGCGTCGGCTCGTTCTTCTTCTCCTTCGTGCTCGGCTACAACGAGGGCAAGCTTGGGGCCAACAAGCCGGTCGACTGGAGCGCGCTGTTCGACACCAAGACCTACCCCGGCAAGCGCGCGCTGTACAAGTGGCCGAGCCCCGGCGTGCTGGAGCTGGCCCTGCTCGCCGACGGCGTACCTGCCGACAAGCTTTACCCGCTGGATCTGGACCGCGCCTTCAAGAAACTCGACACCATCAAGAAAGACATCGTCTGGTGGGGAGGCGGTGCCCAGTCCCAGCAATTGCTGGCCTCCGGTGAAGCCGCGCTCGGGCAGTTCTGGAACGGGCGCGTCTACGCGCTGCAGCAGGATGGTGCCCCGGTGGGCGTGAGCTGGAAGCAGAACCTGGTCATGGCCGACTTCCTGGTCATTCCCAAGGGTGCCAAGAACAAGGACGCGGCCATGAAGTTCCTGGCCAACGCCAGCAGCGCCAAGGGCCAGGCCGACTTCGCCAACCTTACCGCCTACGCCCCGGTGAACCTCGACAGCGTCGCCGAGCTCGACAAGAAACTCGCACCCAACCTGCCAACCGCCTACGCCCAGGACCAGGTCACCCTCGACTTCGCCTACTGGGCCAAGAACGGCCAGGCAATCGCTGCGCGCTGGAATGAGTGGCTGGTCAAATGA
- a CDS encoding FAD-dependent oxidoreductase gives MSTAFAHLFEPLQIRGKRLKNRIMSSGHDTCLPTDNLVNDKLVAYQRARAEGGAGLIVLQVAGVHDSARYTSHVLMATDDACIDGYRRIAQACHAHGTVVLSQLFHPGREIMESADGLLAVAYSASAVPNERFRVMPRALEQPMIDEIVQGYASAARRLHQAGLDGVEVVASHGYLPAQFLNPRVNRRTDGYNGNLEARLRFLREVLAAVRAATDEQFIVGLRISADERDSEGLSEDESLAAAIAVQNQVDYLHIVAGTSATLGGAVHIVPPMAIEPAYLAREAGSFKARLDIPLFVTGRINQPQEAEQMLARGQADVCGMTRALICDPQMPAKTEQGRVEDVRACIACNQACIGHFHRGLPISCIQHPETGRELQYGSVTPAPLRKRILVAGGGPAGMKAAIVAAARGHEVTLYEAGPQLGGQVLLAQLLPRRSEFGGASTNLQRELALAGVQVVRNTRVDRALVERERPDLVIAATGATPYWPAFERSGELQVVDAWQVLRNEHALGRSVLVLDWRCDWIAPGIAERLVREGHHVQLAVNGTHCGESLPLYVRDQMAGELHRLGIPITPYARLYGTDDNTVYLQHTASGEPMIFEQIDTLVLCLGHQPVDTLAQELAGLVEVRRIGDCLAPRTAEEAIHDGLAVAWSL, from the coding sequence ATGTCGACTGCCTTCGCTCACCTGTTCGAACCCTTGCAGATCCGTGGCAAACGCCTGAAGAACCGCATCATGTCCAGTGGTCATGACACCTGTCTGCCCACCGACAACCTGGTCAACGACAAGCTCGTCGCCTATCAACGCGCCCGCGCCGAGGGCGGCGCCGGCCTGATCGTGCTGCAGGTCGCCGGGGTGCACGACAGTGCGCGCTACACCTCTCACGTGCTGATGGCCACCGACGATGCCTGCATCGACGGCTACCGGCGCATTGCCCAGGCCTGTCATGCACATGGCACCGTGGTGTTGTCGCAGTTGTTCCATCCCGGCCGGGAGATCATGGAATCGGCCGATGGCTTGCTGGCGGTGGCCTACTCGGCCTCGGCGGTGCCCAACGAGCGCTTTCGCGTGATGCCGCGCGCCCTGGAGCAGCCGATGATCGACGAAATCGTCCAGGGCTACGCCAGTGCAGCCCGGCGCCTGCACCAGGCCGGGCTGGATGGCGTCGAGGTGGTGGCCAGCCATGGTTACCTGCCCGCGCAGTTTCTCAACCCACGCGTCAATCGTCGCACCGATGGCTACAACGGCAACCTCGAAGCCCGCCTGCGTTTTCTGCGCGAAGTGCTGGCGGCGGTGCGTGCAGCCACTGACGAACAGTTCATCGTCGGCCTGCGCATCAGCGCTGACGAACGCGACAGCGAAGGGCTGAGCGAAGACGAATCACTGGCGGCCGCCATCGCGGTGCAGAACCAGGTCGATTACCTGCACATCGTCGCCGGCACCTCGGCCACCCTGGGTGGCGCGGTGCATATCGTCCCGCCGATGGCCATCGAGCCGGCCTACCTGGCCCGCGAAGCCGGCAGTTTCAAGGCGCGCCTGGACATCCCGCTGTTCGTCACTGGCCGTATCAACCAGCCACAGGAAGCCGAACAAATGCTCGCCCGCGGCCAGGCCGATGTGTGCGGCATGACCCGTGCGCTGATCTGCGACCCGCAGATGCCGGCCAAGACCGAACAAGGCCGTGTCGAGGACGTGCGCGCCTGCATCGCCTGCAACCAGGCCTGCATCGGCCATTTCCACCGTGGCCTGCCGATCTCCTGCATCCAGCACCCGGAAACCGGTCGCGAACTGCAGTACGGCAGCGTCACACCCGCGCCCCTGCGCAAGCGCATCCTGGTGGCCGGTGGTGGCCCGGCAGGCATGAAGGCGGCCATCGTCGCCGCCGCCCGAGGCCATGAGGTGACGCTGTATGAAGCGGGCCCGCAGCTCGGCGGCCAGGTGCTGCTGGCGCAACTGCTGCCGCGGCGCAGCGAGTTCGGCGGCGCCAGCACCAACCTGCAGCGCGAACTGGCACTGGCCGGCGTGCAGGTGGTACGCAATACCCGCGTAGACCGCGCGCTGGTCGAGCGCGAACGGCCAGACCTGGTGATCGCAGCCACCGGCGCCACCCCTTACTGGCCTGCATTCGAGCGCAGCGGCGAGTTGCAGGTGGTGGATGCCTGGCAGGTGCTGCGCAACGAGCACGCCCTGGGGCGCTCGGTGCTGGTGCTGGACTGGCGCTGCGACTGGATCGCCCCGGGCATCGCCGAACGCCTGGTGCGTGAAGGCCATCACGTGCAACTGGCGGTCAACGGTACTCACTGCGGCGAGAGCCTGCCGCTCTACGTACGTGACCAGATGGCCGGGGAACTGCACCGCCTCGGGATCCCCATCACCCCCTACGCCCGCCTCTACGGCACCGACGACAACACCGTGTACCTGCAACACACCGCCAGTGGCGAGCCCATGATCTTCGAACAGATCGACACCCTGGTGCTGTGCCTGGGTCACCAGCCTGTCGACACCCTGGCCCAGGAGCTGGCCGGGTTGGTCGAAGTACGGCGCATCGGCGACTGCCTGGCCCCGCGAACCGCTGAAGAGGCGATCCATGACGGCCTGGCGGTTGCCTGGTCGCTCTGA